The Anopheles merus strain MAF chromosome 2L, AmerM5.1, whole genome shotgun sequence genome has a segment encoding these proteins:
- the LOC121593633 gene encoding S-methyl-5'-thioadenosine phosphorylase, which yields MVSKVKIGIIGGSGLDDSQIIENRTERVVNTHFGIPSDVLIEGKIAGVDCVLLARHGRNHSIMPSNVNYRANIWALKTLGCTHVIVSTATGSLKEEIHPGDIVIPDNFIDRTTKRVQTFYDGNELLSGVCHIPMEPAFCNRTRDVLIETARGIGLGVHEKGTVVTIEGPRFSSKAESNLFRQWGADLVNMTLVPEVVLAKEAGLCYAAIAMATDYDCWREAGEDVNVADVLATFKKNVTKVTDLIINAIPKVAALDWSDTIEELGKTVNTSIMLPHSN from the exons ATGGTCTCGAAGGTGAAG aTTGGCATCATCGGCGGTTCCGGCCTGGACGATAGTCAGATAATCGAGAATCGCACCGAGCGCGTGGTAAACACACACTTTGGCATTCCGTCCGATGTGCTGATCGAGGGAAAGATTGCCGGCGTCGATTGCGTGCTGCTGGCCCGCCATGGCCGAAACCATTCGATAATGCCCTCGAACGTCAACTATCGGGCAAACATATGGGCGCTGAAGACGCTCGGCTGCACGCACGTGATCGTGTCCACGGCGACCGGTTCGCTGAAGGAGGAGATACATCCCGGCGATATCGTGATTCCGGACAACTTCATCGACCGCACCACGAAACGCGTGCAGACGTTCTACGACGGCAACGAGCTGCTGTCGGGCGTCTGTCACATCCCGATGGAGCCGGCATTCTGCAACCGCACGCGGGATGTGCTCATCGAAACAGCACGTGGCATTGGGCTGGGCGTGCACGAGAAGGGCACAGTGGTTACGATCGAGGGGCCACGGTTTTCGAGCAAAGCTGAAAGCAACCTCTTCCGCCAGTGGGGCGCCGATCTGGTAAACATGACACTGGTGCCCGAGGTGGTGCTGGCGAAGGAGGCCGGTCTGTGCTACGCCGCCATCGCCATGGCCACCGACTACGACTGCTGGAGAGAGGCGGGCGAGGACGTGAATGTGGCAGACGTGCTGGCAACGTTCAAGAAGAACGTTACCAAGGTGACGGATCTGATCATCAATGCCATTCCGAAGGTGGCCGCCCTCGACTGGTCGGACACGATCGAAGAGCTGGGGAAAACGGTCAACACCAGCATCATGCTGCCTCACTCCAACTAA
- the LOC121593584 gene encoding probable ATP-dependent RNA helicase Dbp45A has protein sequence MSLWTDKKFSDLGLTYWITRQTEKLGLRRPTPIQVECIPRILQGQDCIGAAKTGSGKTFAFALPILQKLSEEPTANFALVLTPTHELAHQIAEQFIVAGQPMNARVCVVTGGTDYLIESQQLEKRPHIIVAMPGRLADHLTGCNTYSFAALQFLVVDEADRMLCGSFDEDLTVINRFLPAKRQNLFFSATLKDFLKTSIVFPIADDVFEWSEKSPVATVETLDQRYLLCADYDRDTVMVEALRKYKEDQEDASIMIFTNSKKDCQILSMSLNSFGFSNVCLHGFLRQRERVAALNKFKSKHVRIMIATDVASRGLDIHDVQLVVNHRLPKKPIEYIHRVGRTARAGRAGMAISILRFPRDLEALGEIEALINTKLTEYSVDDRLVQRIFMQVKVARAEAEINLDNKDFDERKHKYRRLRWIQEGLDPDEMEAKWKEDMKAREQERRERLRQENEERRKRDKQTIASPAVVNDARFQAAASDKKFKKRKFIPTEKLNELIEQRKTEAKAGKKARARGKDDKKIVKKKAKMAQ, from the exons ATGAGCCTGTGGACGGATAAGAAGTTTTCCGATCTGGGGTTAACCTACTGGATAACACGGCAAACCGAAAAGCTGG GGCTGCGCCGGCCGACACCGATTCAGGTAGAGTGCATCCCCCGCATTCTGCAGGGTCAGGATTGTATCGGTGCCGCCAAAACAGGATCCGGCAAAACGTTCGCCTTCGCGCTGCCGATTTTGCAGAAGCTTAGCGAGGAACCGACGGCAAACTTTGCCCTCGTGCTGACACCGACGCACGAGCTAGCGCATCAGATAGCGGAACAGTTCATCGTTGCCGGCCAGCCGATGAATGCGCGCGTGTGCGTCGTGACGGGCGGGACGGACTATCTGATTGAAAGCCAGCAGTTAGAGAAACGGCCACACATTATCGTAGCAATGCCGGGCCGGTTGGCCGACCATCTGACCGGATGCAACACGTACTCGTTCGCGGCCCTCCAGTTCCTGGTGGTGGACGAAGCGGATCGAATGCTGTGCGGCAGCTTCGATGAGGACCTGACGGTGATAAACCGTTTCCTGCCGGCCAAGCGTCAAAATCTGTTCTTTTCGGCCACCCTGAAGGATTTCCTGAAGACGTCGATCGTGTTTCCGATTGCGGACGATGTGTTCGAATGGTCGGAAAAGTCACCGGTCGCTACGGTGGAAACGCTTGACCAGCGGTACCTGCTCTGTGCCGATTACGATCGCGACACCGTCATGGTCGAGGCGTTGCGCAAATACAAAGAGGACCAGGAAGACGCGAGCATCATGATCTTTACCAACTCGAAGAAAGATTGCCAAATCCTGTCCATGTCGTTGAACTCGTTCGGCTTCAGCAATGTGTGTTTGCATGGGTTTTTGCGTCAAAGGGAGCGCGTGGCGGCGCTGAACAAATTCAAGTCCAAGCACGTGCGGATCATGATCGCAACGGATGTGGCTAGCCGCGGGCTCGATATACACGATGTGCAACTGGTAGTGAACCACCGACTGCCGAAGAAACCGATCGAATACATCCACCGTGTGGGACGTACTGCGCGCGCCGGTCGCGCTGGAATGGCGATATCGATCTTACGCTTTCCGCGCGATCTGGAAGCATTGGGAGAAATTGAAGCCCTCATCAACACCAAGCTGACGGAGTACTCGGTGGATG ACCGTCTCGTGCAGCGCATATTCATGCAGGTGAAGGTCGCCCGTGCCGAGGCCGAAATAAACCTAGACAACAAGGACTTTGACGAACGGAAGCACAAGTATCGCCGGTTGCGCTGGATACAGGAAGGTCTCGATCCGGACGAAATGGAGGCAAAGTGGAAGGAAGACATGAAAGCCCGCGAACAGGAACGACGGGAGCGATTGCGGCAGGAAAACGAAGAGCGCCGCAAAAGGGATAAGCAAACGATTGCCAGCCCGGCCGTGGTGAATGATGCTCGGTTCCAGGCGGCCGCAAGCGACAAAAAGTTTAAGAAACGGAAATTCATTCCCACGGAAAAGCTAAATGAGTTGATTGAACAACGCAAAACTGAAGCAAAGGCTGGCAAAAAAGCCCGCGCCCGTGGGAAGGACGACAAGAAGATTGTAAAGAAGAAGGCGAAAATGGCACAATAA
- the LOC121593585 gene encoding 40S ribosomal protein S24-like has protein sequence MSTATIRTRRYMSNRLLCRKQMVCDVLHPGLASVSKKEIREKLAVMYKTTPDVVFVFGFRTNFGGGKSTGFALIYDTLDHAKKFEPKHRLGRHGLYEKKKMTRKQRKERKNRMKKVRGTKKAKVGQAVKK, from the coding sequence ATGAGTACTGCAACGATTCGTACCCGTCGCTACATGAGCAACCGGCTGCTGTGCCGCAAGCAGATGGTCTGCGACGTCCTTCACCCTGGCCTCGCCTCGGTCTCGAAGAAGGAGATCCGCGAGAAGCTCGCCGTCATGTACAAAACCACCCCGGACGTCGTGTTCGTGTTCGGTTTCCGCACGAACTTCGGTGGCGGCAAGTCGACCGGTTTCGCCCTCATCTACGACACCCTGGACCACGCCAAGAAGTTCGAGCCCAAGCACCGTCTCGGCCGCCACGGACTGtacgagaagaagaagatgacgCGCAAGCAGCGCAAGGAGCGCAAGAACCGTATGAAGAAGGTGCGCGGCACGAAGAAGGCCAAGGTCGGACAGGCCGTCAAGAAGTAA
- the LOC121591376 gene encoding transmembrane protein 18-like, which produces MVDPTWIEVNEIKGFITFLSSIDWYDPWLIGLIAFHICITSTALLTRNYGNFQVFLFFVLLLLVYFSESINEYAAINWRIFSKQQYFDDKGLFISVVFSVPILLNCMLMVGSWLYQSTQLMSKLKTAQLKQQIRQSNSRQRLKDAKEE; this is translated from the exons ATGGTGGACCCAACATGGATAGAAGTCAATGAAATAAAGGGCTTTATAACGTTTCTATCGAGT ATCGATTGGTACGATCCGTGGCTGATTGGATTGATTGCATTTCACATCTGCATCACCTCGACGGCACTGCTGACCAGAAACTATGGCAACTTTcaggtgtttttatttttcgtactTT TGCTTCTAGTGTACTTTTCCGAGAGCATTAATGAGTACGCGGCCATCAATTGGAGGATTTTCTCCAAGCAACAGTACTTCGACGACAAGGGTTTATTCATATCGGTGGTGTTTTCCGTGCCAATACTTTTAAACTGCATGCTCATGGTG GGAAGCTGGCTGTACCAGTCGACGCAACTGATGTCCAAGCTGAAAACTGCCCAGCTGAAGCAACAGATCCGCCAGTCCAACAGCCGGCAGCGGCTAAAGGACGCAAAGGAGGAATGA
- the LOC121591374 gene encoding protein tamozhennic-like, with translation MAYGASETHDALWKQILEHHWKYVESEESMLKIELRRDLEDLIEKRLGKVPPNEKFYLDDTRYAFDSSVAHLDDFSAYKASIGFEAISQYANNLFVKPWRKEYKVIKMYSGFYQHEIAANLVNAEKLFQAMGYQLMPNKTLILDGPICPDQVMNVARDAITAYVECQMMKRIYSELTSLRLSIDWIDIYNFRSYHAADVMQTVKQMALSIQEKHHKKQQAKLRDTYGNNSASALAPASSCNSCNPYQFHVQSQQPPPVPPPAAAAAAAAAAAAYCGANGGGNGGVVGSSQLYNSAVAGAPCSIHSQQHHQQQQQPPPVPPPPPPSQQQMPTNAYGGAYHPHHLPSSHHHHHHHHQQQQHSSYQNFQPTTTTSASQQQQQQQQVCAPALGTMPHSKSLDHYQDANSAAAAAAAAASAANMYGMSAYMQRHSIDQPYHYTLATPYGGSQGAGSSAAGMQPAYEGGPLDGLLSCGVAGGVANGPSAGAVTSCNSNNHPYNNVPGSGRYPPLQYAGTTNFPMGIPGPGPMFMNGGGQLKHHQNGLVDGCGSYRHPAMNLAYPGYRGPNGMMAAPPSYCQPVDSSIYGGAPMSSVAATQTAAYGTPLVPAQPGASILSGKKKGYDDYDMMSSMRRGTDTLRSGSGCAKKLDRYHKNAELLIDYESDMLPEALAERNQKEQQQQQQPHHHHHHYLHHQTSRNSRQSDFDSYEDEQLQREQEQSSNVSRRISSKNQDGIGCYETWNYVYQNLEKQGYSKDLGERGDFLADELDADDNHLIGTAAEEEELRQRRRNDLMTDDHHDHHHHHHSGRRESGNASSGATLRRNHNEKLKAMKPKAADKVDGIVRQSSAGLSSTKQPMAEGRRHERHPSTGSGVTATTMLVQKTAKMSLSNNATNDDLLLGSFEQNGASKGEPPAAGSSRRNSVTKKQITPQGSGSSSSTGLPAKETNKTHSSTSTGILVNNHHHHSHSATSSGSAYPNHGGAQAQGKKKTATFDTGAVTIINPSPTGSGSPSSSGAPAGAEWNCNFCTYLNPDVKRICDMCSKSRDFRLDGTTTASNGTTATCV, from the exons ATGGCCTATGGAGCGAGCGAAACGCACGACGCGCTGTGGAAGCAAATATTGGAGCATCACTGGAAGTATGTCGAGTCGGAGGAATCGATGCTGAAGATCGAACTGCGGCGCGACCTAGAAG atttGATTGAGAAACGATTGGGAAAGGTGCCACCAAATGAGAAATTTTATCTCGACGATACAAGATATGCGTTCGACAG TTCGGTTGCACATTTGGACGATTTTTCGGCCTACAAAGCATCGATCGGATTTGAGGCAATCAGCCAATATGCCAACAATCTGTTCGTGAAACCATGGCGAAAGGAATATAAAGTGATAAAG ATGTATTCTGGATTTTATCAGCACGAAATTGCTGCCAATCTAGTGAACGCGGAAAAGCTGTTTCAAGCCATGGGCTATCAGCTGATGCCGAACAAGACACTAATTTTGGACGGTCCAATCTGTCCCGATCAAGTGATGAACGTTGCGCGGGACGCTATTACAGCGTACGTGGAATGCCAG ATGATGAAACGAATTTACAGTGAACTTACTTCGCTACGACTGTCGATAGATTGGATTGACATTTACAACTTCAGAAGCTATCATGCTG CTGACGTAATGCAAACGGTGAAGCAAATGGCGTTGTCGATACAGGAAAAGCatcacaaaaaacaacaagcaaaGCTAAGAG ACACGTACGGCAATAATAGTGCGTCCGCTTTAGCGCCTGCTAGTAGCTGCAATTCATGCAACCCGTATCAGTTCCATGTGCAAAGCCAACAACCTCCCCCTGTTCCACCAccggccgcagcagcagcagccgccgccgccgccgccgcataTTGCGGTGCGAATGGTGGTGGGAACGGTGGCGTTGTTGGTAGTAGTCAGCTGTACAATAGCGCTGTTGCTGGTGCACCCTGTAGTATTCATAGTCAAcagcatcatcaacaacagcagcaaccaccgccggtaccgccaccaccaccaccatcacagcAGCAAATGCCAACAAACGCGTACGGTGGTGCATATCATCCCCATCATCTTCCTTCttcgcatcatcatcatcatcatcatcatcaacaacaacaacatagtAGTTACCAGAATTTTCAACCAACGACAACTACATCTgcgtcgcagcagcagcagcagcagcagcaagtttGCGCACCAGCGCTGGGAACGATGCCCCATTCGAAATCGCTCGATCACTATCAGGACGCGAACAGTgcggctgcagctgctgctgctgctgcctcggCCGCCAACATGTACGGCATGAGTGCGTACATGCAGCGACACTCCATTGATCAACCGTACCACTACACGCTCGCAACGCCGTACGGAGGCTCGCAAGGTGCCGGTTCGTCGGCGGCCGGCATGCAGCCAGCGTACGAGGGCGGTCCGCTCGATGGACTGCTATCGTGTGGTGTGGCCGGCGGAGTAGCGAACGGTCCCAGTGCCGGTGCTGTAACAAGTTGCAACAGTAACAATCATCCCTATAACAATGTTCCAGGCAGCGGACGCTACCCACCGTTGCAGTACGCTGGCACCACCAACTTCCCGATGGGGATACCCGGGCCCGGGCCGATGTTTATGAATGGCGGGGGCCAGCTGAAACATCACCAGAACGGATTGGTGGACGGTTGCGGCTCGTACCGGCATCCGGCAATGAATCTGGCCTATCCCGGATACCGTGGACCGAATGGCATGATGGCTGCACCGCCTTCCTACTGTCAGCCGGTCGATTCGTCGATCTACGGTGGCGCACCGATGTCGTCGGTGGCGGCTACGCAAACCGCCGCCTACGGTACGCCATTGGTGCCCGCCCAGCCGGGAGCATCTATTTTGAGTGGCAAGAAAAAAGGGTACGACGATTACGACATGATGTCTAGCATGCGCCGGGGCACCGATACGCTACGCTCCGGCAGCGGATGTGCCAAAAAGCTGGACCGGTACCACAAAAATGCTGAACTGCTGATTGACTACGAGAGTGACATGCTGCCGGAAGCGCTGGCCGAGCGAAACCAGaaggaacagcagcaacagcagcagccgcaccaccaccatcatcactaTTTGCACCATCAGACGTCGCGCAACTCCCGGCAGTCGGATTTCGATAGCTACGAGGACGAGCAGCTGCAGCGGGAGCAGGAGCAGAGCAGTAACGTTAGCAGGCGCATCTCCAGCAAAAACCAGGACGGTATCGGGTGTTACGAAACGTGGAACTACGTCTACCAAAACTTAGAAAAGCAGGGCTACTCGAAGGATTTGGGCGAGCGGGGTGACTTTCTGGCGGACGAACTGGACGCCGATGATAATCATCTGATCGGTACGgcggcggaggaggaggagctcCGACAAAGGCGTCGTAATGACCTGATGACGGACGACCATCatgaccatcatcatcatcatcactcgGGCAGAAGAGAGTCCGGCAACGCTTCCTCCGGCGCGACGCTACGCCGCAACCACAACGAAAAGCTGAAAGCGATGAAACCGAAAGCGGCCGACAAGGTCGACGGCATAGTCCGGCAGTCTTCGGCCGGGCTTTCCTCCACGAAGCAACCGATGGCCGAGGGTCGACGGCACGAGCGCCACCCTTCCACCGGTTCGGGGGTAACCGCCACCACCATGCTGGTACAGAAGACGGCGAAAATGTCGCTCTCAAACAACGCGACGAACGACGATCTGCTGCTGGGAAGTTTCGAGCAGAATGGAGCGAGCAAGGGTGAGCCGCCCGCCGCCGGCAGCAGTCGGAGAAATTCGGTGACGAAGAAACAAATCACACCCCAGGGCTCGGGCTCGTCCTCGTCCACCGGTCTACCGGCGAAGGAAACGAACAAAACCCACAGCTCAACGAGCACCGGGATACTGGTCAacaatcaccaccaccacagccaCAGCGCGACCAGCAGCGGAAGCGCTTACCCGAACCATGGCGGCGCGCAAGCACAGGGCAAGAAAAAAACGGCCACATTCGATACGGGCGCGGTCACAATCATAAACCCCAGCCCGACCGGCTCGGGCAGTCCCTCGAGCAGTGGAGCGCCGGCCGGTGCCGAATGGAATTGCAATTTCTGTACCTACCTGAACCCGGATGTCAAACGCATCTGTGATATGTGCTCCAAGAGCCGCGACTTTCGACTCGATGGCACGACGACCGCCAGCAATGGCACAACGGCAACGTGCGTTTGA
- the LOC121591375 gene encoding ATP synthase subunit alpha, mitochondrial, which yields MSMISARLAASVARSLPRTATQVAKIAVPAVSVAARNFHVSTANRGAEISAILEERILGAAPKADLEETGRVLSIGDGIARVYGLKNIQADEMVEFSSGLKGMALNLEPDNVGVVVFGNDKLIKEGDIVKRTGAIVDVPVGDEILGRVVDALGNAIDGKGEIKTKQRFRVGIKAPGIIPRVSVREPMQTGIKAVDSLVPIGRGQRELIIGDRQTGKTALAIDTIINQKRFNDGQDESKKLYCIYVAIGQKRSTVAQIVKRLTDSGAMNYTIIVSATASDAAPLQYLAPYSGCAMGEYFRDNGKHALIIYDDLSKQAVAYRQMSLLLRRPPGREAYPGDVFYLHSRLLERAAKMSPTLGGGSLTALPVIETQAGDVSAYIPTNVISITDGQIFLETELFYKGIRPAINVGLSVSRVGSAAQTKAMKQVAGSMKLELAQYREVAAFAQFGSDLDAATQQLLNRGVRLTELLKQGQYVPMAIEEQVAVIYCGVRGYLDKMDPSKITKFEREFLAHVKTNEKALLQQIASEGKISDDADAKLKSVVTSFMSTFSA from the exons ATGTCGATGATTTCTGCCCGTCTGGCGGCCTCGGTGGCCCGCAGCCTGCCCAGAACCGCGACCCAG GTTGCCAAGATTGCCGTTCCGGCTGTTTCGGTTGCCGCTCGCAACTTCCACGTCTCCACTGCCAACCGTGGCGCCGAGATCTCGGCCATCCTGGAGGAGCGCATCCTCGGAGCGGCCCCGAAGGCTGACCTGGAGGAAACTGGCCGTGTGCTGAGCATCGGTGACGGTATTGCCCGTGTGTACGGTCTGAAGAACATCCAGGCCGATGAGATGGTGGAGTTCTCCTCCGGCCTTAAG GGCATGGCCCTTAACTTGGAGCCGGATAACGTCGGTGTGGTCGTGTTCGGTAACGACAAGCTGATCAAGGAAGGCGACATCGTCAAGCGTACCGGTGCCATCGTCGACGTGCCGGTTGGTGACGAAATCTTGGGCCGCGTCGTTGATGCCCTCGGTAACGCCATCGACGGCAAGGGCGAAATCAAGACGAAGCAGCGCTTCCGTGTCGGTATCAAGGCCCCGGGCATCATCCCGCGTGTGTCTGTCCGCGAACCGATGCAGACCGGTATTAAGGCCGTCGATTCGCTGGTGCCGATCGGTCGTGGTCAGCGTGAGCTGATCATTGGCGATCGTCAGACTGG TAAGACCGCTCTGGCCATCGATACCATCATCAACCAGAAGCGCTTCAACGACGGACAGGATGAGTCGAAGAAGCTGTACTGCATCTACGTCGCCATCGGTCAGAAGCGTTCCACCGTCGCCCAGATTGTGAAGCGTCTGACCGATTCCGGTGCGATGAACTACACCATCATCGTGTCCGCCACCGCTTCGGATGCTGCCCCGCTGCAGTACCTGGCCCCGTACTCGGGCTGCGCCATGGGTGAATACTTCCGCGACAACGGCAAGCACGCCCTGATCATCTACGACGATTTGTCGAAGCAGGCCGTGGCCTACCGTCAGATGTCGCTACTGCTGCGTCGTCCGCCAGGTCGTGAGGCCTACCCGGGTGATGTGTTCTATCTGCATTCGCGTCTGCTGGAGCGTGCGGCCAAGATGAGCCCGACGCTCGGTGGCGGTTCGCTCACTGCCCTGCCGGTCATCGAAACCCAGGCCGGTGATGTGTCCGCTTACATTCCAACCAACGTCATCTCGATCACGGACGGACAGATCTTCTTGGAAACTGAGCTGTTCTACAAGGGTATCCGACCGGCCATTAACGTCGGTCTGTCTGTGTCGCGTGTCGGCTCTGCTGCCCAGACCAAGGCAATGAAGCAGGTCGCCGGTTCGATGAAGCTGGAGCTGGCCCAGTACCGTGAGGTGGCTGCCTTCGCCCAGTTCGGTTCGGATCTGGATGCCGCCACCCAGCAGCTGCTGAACCGTGGTGTGCGTCTGACCGAGCTGCTGAAGCAGGGCCAGTACGTGCCGATGGCCATCGAGGAGCAGGTCGCCGTCATCTACTGCGGTGTCCGTGGCTACCTGGACAAGATGGACCCGAGCAAGATCACCAAGTTCGAGCGGGAGTTCCTGGCGCACGTTAAGACGAACGAGAAggcgctgctgcagcagatcgCCTCGGAGGGCAAGATCTCGGACGATGCCGACGCTAAGCTGAAATCCGTTGTCACCAGCTTCATGTCCACCTTCTCCGCCTAA